From the genome of Solibacillus sp. FSL H8-0538:
CCAGACATATTCTACTTCTTCACCTAGTTCGTCTTTAATCGCATGATACATATCGATGTCACAGTTTGACCCAGGGAATACGAGTACTGCGAATTTCATGATTAGTTAGCCTCCTCGACTTCATAACGGTAGTCTTCGATGACAACATTCGTTAACACTTTTTCACACATTTCTTTTACTAATGCATCGATGTCACGTGCGCTATCGCCGATTGTTACTTCTAAATATTTACCGATACGTAAGTCTTGTACTTCTTCGTATCCGATTTTAGTTAATGAGCCTTTTACAGCTGAACCTTGTGGATCTAAAATGCTTTCGCGTAATGTTACGTAAATTTTAACTTTTTTCATGAGTTTATTTGCCTCCAAGTTTTTTTAGAATAATTTCATATACTTCTGTTAAACTACCAAGATTGCGGCGGAATACATCTTTATCCAGCTTTCGTTTCGTTTCGGCATCCCATAGACGACAAGTGTCCGGAGAGATTTCATCAGCTAGTAAAACATTACCTTCCGCATCACGTCCAAACTCTAATTTGAAGTCCACTAAAATAATACCTACTTCTTCGAAAATTAGACGCAACACTTCATTTACAGCTAAGCCACCGTCGTATAATGCTTGTACCTCTTCAGGCGTTGCAATATCTAAAATGTCGATATGCTCTGTCGTAATAAGCGGATCGCCAAGATCATCATTTTTGTAATAGTATTCAACGATTGGGCGTTTTAGCGGCGTACCTTCTTCTAATCCAAGGTTTTTCGCTAACGATCCTGCTGCGATGTTACGTACAACAAGTTCGATTGGAATAATATCTACATTACGAACAAGCTGTTCATTATCAGATAAACGTTTAACGAAATGTGACGCAATTCCGGCTGCTTGTAATTTTTCGAAAATTAAAGTCGTAATGCGGTTATTTAAGTTCCCTTTCCCGACGATATCTTCTTTTTTTTCACCGTTAAACGCTGTTGCACTATCTTTATACTCAACGAAGAGGATATTAGCATCCTCTGTTGCGTATAAACGTTTTGCCTTCCCTTCATACAAAAGCTGACCTTTATTCATGACAGAATTCCCCCACAATTTGATTAAATTAGTTTAGTCCAAGACGTTCAAAAATCATGTCTACTTGTTGAATATGGTAGTTGTAGTCGAAGCAATTATCTAATTCTTCCGGTGATAAGTAAGCAGTGATTTTCTCGCTCGCTTCTACTAAAGGACGGAATTGTGTTTGCTCATCCCATGCGCGCGCAGTTAATGGTTGTACTGTGTCATACGCTTCCTCACGAGCTAATCCTTTGTCGATTAAAGCAAGTAAAATGCGTTGAGAGTAAATTAACCCGAATGTACGCCCCATATTACGTTTCATGTTTTCCGGGAATACTGTTAAATTTTTAAGAATGTTACCAAAGCGATTTAGCATGTAGTTCAGTGTAATCGTTGCATCTGGTATGATGACGCGTTCTGCAGATGAATGCGAAATATCACGTTCATGCCATAATGACACGTTTTCAAATGCTGTAACCATATACCCGCGCATTAAGCGAGCCATACCAGTCATATTCTCAGAGCCGATTGGATTACGTTTATGTGGCATTGCAGAAGAACCTTTTTGGCCTTTACCGAATGCTTCCTCAACTTCACGTGTCTCCGATTTTTGTAAGCCTCGTACTTCTGTTGCAAACTTCTCAATTGATGTTGCGATTAATGCAAGTGTTGAGAAGTACTGCGCGTGACGGTCACGTTGTAATGTTTGAGTAGAAATTGGTGCAGCGGCAAGTCCTAACTTCTCACAAACGTATGCTTCAACTTTTGGGTCGATATTTGCGTATGTTCCAACAGCACCACTCATTTTACCTGTTTCGATAATTTTCGCAGCTGCCTCGAAGCGCTCCAAGTTACGGCGCATTTCTTCAAGCCATAGAGCAAGCTTTAACCCGAATGTTGTCGGTTCAGCATGTACACCGTGCGTGCGGCCCATCATTACTGTGTATTTATGCTCTTTCGCTTTTTCAGTAATAATATCAATGAACATGTGTAAATCTTTACGCAAAATTTCGTTTGCCTGTTTGATTAAGTAAGAAAGCGCTGTGTCTACTACGTCCGTTGAAGTTAAGCCATAATGTACCCATTTGCGTTCTTCACCTAGTGTTTCAGAAACGGCACGTGTAAATGCAACAACATCATGACGTGTTTCTTGTTCAATTTCTAAAATACGGTTTACATCGAATGATGCGTTAGCACGAATTTTAACAACGTCCTCTTTCGGAATATCGCCGATTTCAGCCCATGCCTCACATGCTAAAATTTCAACCTCTAACCAAGCTTGATAACGATTTTCTTCTGTCCAAATTGCACCCATTTCAGGGCGTGTATAACGTTCGATCATATAATTTCTCCTTCTACTCTGACCAGATGCCAGAATCCTCGACTTGTTGAAGTGCTTCAGTTAAATCATCAGTCATAATAGTTATATGACCCATTTTACGATTAACTTTGGCTTCAGCTTTCCCATAAAGGTGTATAGACCAATCAGGATATTTTGAAATTGAATTGGTTAATGGAACTACATGTTGTCCGAGCACATTCACCATAATTGATGGTGCCCAAAGTCTAGGCTTGCGTAATGGCCAGCCACACACAGCACGGATATGTTGTGTGAATTGTGAAATGTTGCAAGCTTCGATTGAATAATGACCAGAATTATGTGGTCTAGGTGCGCACTCGTTGATGATTATTCCGCCATCTTCTAGGACGAACATTTCTACAGCTAATGTACCAATAAGCTCAAGGTGGTCGGCAATTTTTGCTGCTGCTTCTTCTGCCTTCTTTTCCGTATCTTCAGTAATACGTGCCGGCACAATTGTTTCATGTAAAATGTGATTCACATG
Proteins encoded in this window:
- the purS gene encoding phosphoribosylformylglycinamidine synthase subunit PurS; translated protein: MKKVKIYVTLRESILDPQGSAVKGSLTKIGYEEVQDLRIGKYLEVTIGDSARDIDALVKEMCEKVLTNVVIEDYRYEVEEAN
- the purC gene encoding phosphoribosylaminoimidazolesuccinocarboxamide synthase, whose amino-acid sequence is MNKGQLLYEGKAKRLYATEDANILFVEYKDSATAFNGEKKEDIVGKGNLNNRITTLIFEKLQAAGIASHFVKRLSDNEQLVRNVDIIPIELVVRNIAAGSLAKNLGLEEGTPLKRPIVEYYYKNDDLGDPLITTEHIDILDIATPEEVQALYDGGLAVNEVLRLIFEEVGIILVDFKLEFGRDAEGNVLLADEISPDTCRLWDAETKRKLDKDVFRRNLGSLTEVYEIILKKLGGK
- the purB gene encoding adenylosuccinate lyase; the encoded protein is MIERYTRPEMGAIWTEENRYQAWLEVEILACEAWAEIGDIPKEDVVKIRANASFDVNRILEIEQETRHDVVAFTRAVSETLGEERKWVHYGLTSTDVVDTALSYLIKQANEILRKDLHMFIDIITEKAKEHKYTVMMGRTHGVHAEPTTFGLKLALWLEEMRRNLERFEAAAKIIETGKMSGAVGTYANIDPKVEAYVCEKLGLAAAPISTQTLQRDRHAQYFSTLALIATSIEKFATEVRGLQKSETREVEEAFGKGQKGSSAMPHKRNPIGSENMTGMARLMRGYMVTAFENVSLWHERDISHSSAERVIIPDATITLNYMLNRFGNILKNLTVFPENMKRNMGRTFGLIYSQRILLALIDKGLAREEAYDTVQPLTARAWDEQTQFRPLVEASEKITAYLSPEELDNCFDYNYHIQQVDMIFERLGLN